Proteins encoded within one genomic window of Ferroacidibacillus organovorans:
- a CDS encoding ABC transporter permease codes for MTKITKYSQRIIGILSIIVGLGIWQIAELKLPTLVAGPIQVVYALIAGLQNGTLIPDVFISLERVLEGFILALICAVILGFILGWYQPIRWILNPWLQFLRMIPPIALIPLVVVYLGVGQPAKVFVIFFAAFLVMLVTIYQGVRQVDVTLVRAARVLGCNDWILFFRVILPASIPHIFTAMRLGIAAAWTTLVAAELIAASHGLGFMIEQASNYFEMPVVYLGITIIGALGIAMDRGILALEGKFTLWQEKIL; via the coding sequence GTGACGAAAATCACAAAATATTCCCAACGAATCATCGGAATACTGTCCATCATTGTTGGTTTGGGGATATGGCAGATCGCTGAACTGAAGTTACCGACTCTCGTTGCCGGACCCATTCAAGTTGTTTATGCACTGATTGCCGGGCTTCAGAATGGAACGCTGATTCCTGATGTTTTTATTAGCCTTGAAAGAGTTCTGGAAGGATTTATTCTGGCTCTTATATGTGCTGTAATTCTCGGATTTATTCTCGGTTGGTACCAACCTATTCGCTGGATTTTAAATCCATGGCTTCAATTTTTGCGAATGATTCCCCCTATAGCGCTCATTCCACTTGTCGTCGTTTACCTTGGCGTTGGGCAACCGGCAAAAGTATTTGTCATTTTTTTTGCGGCCTTCTTAGTTATGTTAGTCACAATTTATCAAGGTGTTCGACAGGTTGATGTCACGTTGGTTCGGGCGGCGCGAGTGCTGGGATGCAATGACTGGATTCTGTTTTTTCGAGTTATTCTTCCAGCATCCATTCCACATATCTTCACAGCGATGCGTCTTGGGATTGCGGCTGCATGGACGACGTTGGTTGCGGCAGAACTTATCGCTGCATCACATGGTCTGGGCTTCATGATAGAACAGGCGAGCAATTACTTTGAAATGCCTGTAGTTTACCTCGGAATCACGATAATAGGCGCACTTGGCATTGCGATGGATCGCGGAATTTTAGCGTTGGAGGGGAAATTCACTTTATGGCAGGAGAAAATTCTGTGA
- a CDS encoding ROK family transcriptional regulator: MNTKKSGLVGTNQRHGQEYNKSVVFEHIRLFGAISRADISEKTLLVPQTVSNLVRGLIEEGLVMELKQSNVTRKRGANPTQLIVNENAYFTVGIQVQYSRIFAALVNLGGRIIRSMECHWDLPSDLESFADEIIAMSTELVKGIDGICSLSDLQGIGVGIPNLYGKIVSKFPVSSDSSQMFIKDYLKRKVGCEVIVGNNAHLAAVGEYWMGRGKVPSTFLYVYIGDNVGGGLIVNGEEYVGASGKSMELGHIQYMPNGLTCYCGARGCLDQYGSINALRKNLSIEDDKSLQDIFRGASGHQLAIIHAGMEALATSIVSVLAVLDVSTCVIGGPHAKTVFSFLLVLLKNKMREREYVVDVQCSEMDIHAGAIGAASTVFHDALWCKTSNLLKVES, translated from the coding sequence ATGAATACTAAAAAATCAGGGTTGGTAGGAACCAATCAAAGGCATGGCCAAGAATATAATAAGTCTGTGGTTTTTGAACACATTCGGTTGTTTGGAGCGATTTCTCGTGCAGATATCTCAGAGAAAACGTTGCTTGTACCGCAAACCGTATCTAACCTTGTTCGAGGTTTGATTGAAGAAGGGCTTGTTATGGAGTTGAAACAGTCAAATGTTACACGAAAGCGAGGTGCAAATCCTACTCAACTCATCGTCAATGAAAACGCATACTTTACGGTTGGAATACAAGTTCAATATAGTCGTATCTTTGCCGCCCTTGTAAATCTTGGAGGGAGAATTATTAGAAGTATGGAGTGCCATTGGGATCTACCCAGTGATCTTGAGTCATTCGCTGATGAAATCATAGCGATGAGTACAGAACTTGTGAAGGGAATCGATGGGATTTGTTCGCTTTCAGATTTGCAAGGGATTGGTGTAGGTATACCTAATCTGTACGGAAAAATTGTTTCTAAATTCCCCGTTTCAAGTGATTCATCCCAAATGTTTATAAAAGATTATTTAAAAAGAAAAGTTGGCTGTGAAGTAATCGTCGGAAACAACGCCCATTTAGCAGCAGTAGGGGAATATTGGATGGGGCGAGGGAAGGTTCCTTCTACCTTTCTCTATGTTTATATCGGGGACAACGTAGGAGGAGGATTGATTGTCAATGGTGAGGAGTATGTGGGCGCTAGTGGGAAATCGATGGAATTAGGTCATATTCAGTATATGCCCAATGGATTAACCTGCTATTGCGGTGCTAGAGGATGCCTCGATCAGTACGGCAGCATCAACGCGTTGCGGAAAAATCTTTCCATAGAAGATGATAAGTCACTCCAAGACATTTTTCGTGGGGCAAGTGGGCATCAACTTGCTATTATTCACGCGGGAATGGAGGCATTGGCTACAAGCATTGTCAGTGTTTTAGCCGTACTGGATGTTTCAACCTGTGTCATAGGAGGTCCTCACGCAAAGACCGTGTTTTCATTTTTACTCGTTCTCTTGAAAAATAAAATGCGTGAACGTGAATATGTGGTGGATGTTCAATGCTCTGAAATGGATATTCATGCCGGAGCGATCGGTGCGGCTTCTACAGTGTTTCATGACGCATTATGGTGCAAGACCTCTAATTTGCTAAAAGTAGAATCTTAA
- a CDS encoding MFS transporter, whose translation MNVEEPKYTAAARLERLPISFFHLYIMWVLAFAFFFELGDINTLSYTAPAILKNWHLGLSGIGNIVSATFLGMFLGATMIGWISDRIGRKKSLIFTILLFSVFSLLNAFAVNFVMLFITRLVTGIGLSAMTVVGITYISEMYPAKKRGSFQGWIMTIGLAGIPITAFVARFLVPSITWGWRLVYIWGALGFIFAILAIRLKESPRWHENHGRTAEADRILSEIEMEIRAEKGELPAPTSRIPIVQSHKGYSQLFSAGNVGKTIMFMVVWIAQTLGFYGFMAWVPTLLVSHGFSLVTSLAWSSAISIGAVPGALIAAVLSDRVERKWLISIVAVIIAVCGVLYGISFNTAAIIVFGFLVAMLIQTFAPLLYAYTPEMYPTEIRNSGAGLTYGVGRLANVFGPQLVVFFYTGFGYLSVFVYIAVCWLVVAVVIGIWGAKTRARALESVNVTS comes from the coding sequence GTGAATGTAGAAGAGCCAAAATACACGGCAGCAGCGAGGCTCGAACGGTTACCGATCTCTTTTTTTCATTTGTACATCATGTGGGTACTCGCATTTGCCTTCTTCTTTGAGCTTGGTGATATTAACACACTTTCTTATACGGCGCCGGCAATCTTAAAAAATTGGCACTTAGGACTCAGCGGTATTGGTAATATTGTTTCGGCAACCTTTCTCGGCATGTTTCTTGGCGCGACGATGATTGGCTGGATCTCTGATCGCATTGGTCGCAAAAAGAGCCTCATTTTTACAATTCTACTCTTTTCGGTATTCTCGCTGCTTAATGCATTTGCAGTTAATTTTGTTATGCTTTTTATCACAAGACTTGTTACTGGCATTGGGTTGTCTGCAATGACAGTCGTCGGCATTACTTATATCAGTGAGATGTACCCAGCGAAAAAACGCGGTTCTTTTCAAGGCTGGATCATGACGATTGGGTTGGCAGGGATCCCCATTACTGCATTTGTCGCGCGATTTCTTGTACCATCCATTACTTGGGGATGGCGACTTGTCTACATTTGGGGAGCGCTTGGATTTATTTTCGCCATACTCGCAATTCGATTGAAAGAATCGCCGAGATGGCATGAAAATCACGGGAGAACTGCTGAGGCAGACCGAATTCTGTCTGAAATTGAAATGGAGATTCGCGCAGAGAAAGGAGAATTGCCGGCTCCCACTTCACGGATCCCGATTGTACAATCTCATAAAGGATACAGTCAGCTTTTCTCAGCTGGAAATGTAGGCAAAACGATTATGTTCATGGTTGTTTGGATTGCCCAAACGCTTGGTTTCTACGGTTTTATGGCTTGGGTACCGACGCTGCTCGTATCCCATGGATTTTCTTTGGTGACATCACTAGCGTGGTCTTCCGCCATATCCATTGGTGCAGTACCTGGGGCGTTAATCGCGGCGGTTCTATCAGATCGCGTAGAACGAAAATGGTTGATTTCAATCGTTGCGGTCATTATCGCAGTGTGTGGAGTGCTTTATGGAATATCTTTTAACACTGCAGCCATTATCGTATTTGGCTTTCTGGTCGCGATGTTGATTCAGACTTTTGCGCCATTGCTCTATGCATATACACCCGAGATGTACCCTACAGAGATTCGGAATTCGGGAGCGGGGCTTACGTATGGCGTGGGAAGATTGGCCAATGTATTTGGACCTCAGCTTGTCGTATTTTTTTACACCGGATTTGGTTATTTGAGTGTATTTGTCTATATCGCTGTTTGTTGGCTTGTCGTCGCAGTTGTCATAGGAATTTGGGGTGCAAAAACGCGCGCAAGAGCACTGGAATCTGTCAATGTCACAAGCTAA
- a CDS encoding 2-methylaconitate cis-trans isomerase PrpF family protein, translating into MSEWVSIPCSIYRGGTSKGVFFRGKDLPQDLVKRDRIILYVYGSPDLRQINGLGGATPTTSKVAIVETSRRPNVDVDFTFGQVSIDQPVIDYTPNCGNITSAVGPFAVHQGMVETVGDVATVRIFNTNSQSRITARFPVCNHMIVASGDTEISGVPGKSAEVHLTFHDIGGGVTGKLFPTGNLCDLIRLTDGRSFHVTVLDAGNLTVFVDADELGLKGNEVTENEIAANGSSLEILEEIRQRVGWQLGIFAKNDAVTAETHALPKIAFVQESMDYKTAHGMKIRADDVDVLARVLTMGRLHPAYAVTGAIALSAAAKIEGTLVERKMCRKTHTRDLLRIGHPTGILFVGADVEKVRSENWRIQSASLIRTARPILDGHAWFPSSL; encoded by the coding sequence ATGAGTGAATGGGTGTCGATTCCTTGCTCGATCTATCGTGGGGGTACAAGTAAGGGCGTTTTCTTCCGTGGGAAAGACCTTCCACAAGATCTCGTAAAGCGTGATCGGATCATTCTCTATGTGTATGGGAGTCCTGATCTGCGCCAAATTAACGGACTGGGTGGCGCGACACCAACGACGAGCAAAGTGGCGATCGTAGAGACTTCCCGCAGACCCAATGTGGATGTTGATTTTACGTTTGGTCAGGTAAGTATTGATCAACCCGTGATTGATTATACACCGAACTGTGGAAATATTACTTCGGCCGTCGGGCCATTTGCAGTTCACCAGGGAATGGTTGAGACGGTGGGAGATGTTGCGACAGTTCGCATTTTTAATACGAATTCACAGTCTCGAATTACAGCGCGATTTCCTGTTTGTAACCACATGATTGTCGCAAGCGGAGATACCGAAATTAGTGGGGTTCCTGGAAAAAGTGCCGAAGTCCATCTTACGTTCCATGATATCGGTGGTGGTGTGACTGGAAAACTCTTTCCGACTGGAAATCTGTGTGATCTTATTAGATTGACGGATGGGCGCTCGTTTCATGTCACGGTCCTTGATGCTGGCAATCTCACTGTTTTTGTCGATGCCGATGAACTCGGACTAAAAGGGAACGAAGTCACAGAAAACGAGATAGCAGCGAACGGCAGTTCGCTTGAAATTCTCGAGGAGATACGACAAAGAGTCGGTTGGCAATTAGGGATCTTTGCAAAAAATGACGCAGTTACGGCAGAGACACACGCATTGCCAAAAATTGCGTTTGTGCAAGAGTCAATGGATTATAAGACTGCCCATGGAATGAAGATCCGGGCTGACGATGTGGATGTTTTGGCGAGGGTTCTGACGATGGGAAGATTGCACCCTGCCTATGCGGTTACAGGAGCCATTGCTCTGTCAGCCGCAGCAAAAATTGAAGGAACGCTTGTGGAGCGAAAGATGTGTCGAAAAACACACACACGTGATTTATTGCGCATAGGGCATCCCACTGGAATTTTGTTCGTTGGTGCAGATGTAGAGAAAGTGCGGAGTGAAAACTGGCGGATCCAATCTGCATCACTCATTCGAACGGCGCGCCCTATTCTTGATGGGCATGCCTGGTTTCCTTCGAGTCTTTAA
- a CDS encoding electron transfer flavoprotein subunit alpha/FixB family protein has protein sequence MSRNVLVFAESRNGEIRPVVLEAITVATLIADGASITAVVMCDQISMDLQILAHYGADLIFVLEDAKYLPYCSEIYAQALFQVIQEVHPDVILFSHTTIGKELAPQLASMLKAGLISDCTSISNKDGLSFIRPVYAGKAYERKRFIGNELMLLTIRPNTFKKRNPDYNRKANCVSFVPRDNVVSNLLQTIVKNTVDVIDLTEANIIVSGGRGVKSAAGFAPLRELASVLGAAVGASRGACDLKYSDYSMQIGQTGKVVTPDLYIACGISGAIQHLAGMSNSKIIVAINTDPEAPIFKVADYGIVGDLFSVVPMLTMELKKMRSLKKK, from the coding sequence GTGAGTAGAAATGTACTTGTTTTTGCGGAATCACGAAATGGGGAGATTCGCCCTGTTGTGTTAGAGGCGATAACAGTTGCAACGTTGATCGCTGATGGCGCAAGCATCACAGCGGTGGTCATGTGTGATCAAATTTCCATGGATCTGCAAATTCTCGCACATTATGGAGCCGATCTAATTTTTGTTCTTGAGGATGCGAAATATTTACCCTATTGCAGTGAAATCTATGCACAAGCACTTTTTCAAGTGATTCAAGAGGTGCACCCTGATGTGATTCTTTTTAGTCATACAACCATTGGCAAAGAACTTGCACCACAACTCGCCAGTATGCTTAAAGCGGGACTTATTTCGGATTGTACAAGTATCTCAAACAAGGATGGTTTGTCGTTCATCCGACCCGTTTACGCTGGTAAGGCCTATGAGCGCAAGAGATTCATTGGAAATGAGTTGATGCTCTTGACGATTCGTCCGAACACTTTTAAAAAGAGGAATCCTGATTACAATCGAAAAGCAAATTGTGTTTCTTTCGTTCCTAGAGACAACGTCGTGAGTAATCTATTGCAAACCATCGTAAAAAATACAGTCGATGTCATCGATCTCACGGAAGCAAATATCATTGTTTCTGGCGGGAGAGGTGTAAAAAGTGCCGCAGGATTTGCGCCACTGCGTGAGTTGGCGAGTGTGCTAGGCGCCGCTGTGGGTGCATCACGTGGCGCTTGTGACCTAAAATATTCTGATTATTCAATGCAAATTGGTCAGACAGGAAAAGTGGTAACGCCAGACCTTTATATCGCGTGTGGTATATCTGGAGCTATTCAACACCTCGCTGGGATGTCAAATTCCAAAATCATTGTTGCGATTAACACAGATCCTGAGGCGCCAATTTTTAAGGTAGCCGATTATGGGATTGTAGGAGATCTCTTTTCGGTCGTACCTATGTTGACCATGGAGCTCAAAAAAATGCGATCGCTTAAGAAGAAATGA
- a CDS encoding electron transfer flavoprotein subunit beta/FixA family protein: protein MNILVMMKVTFSTEEEITIEQGEIVQDGISLILNPYDEYALEQAVQIKEAFGGEVTVLSVGSKRHEDTLRIALAMGADRMVMIDDPALMGDEWIVSQAISAFAKRERFDLIFGGQMSIDYASAQIGPRVAVELGIPIVTSILGFTMDGECAIVHRDMDGYTESLRVPLPALFTAQQGLNDPRYPTLQNRMRARKKSIVYYSGNDLHFTDENRKGKTVSQEFFVAPRKSAGKILHGSLADQVKELCDLLQSEIQ from the coding sequence TTGAACATTCTTGTCATGATGAAGGTGACTTTTTCCACGGAGGAGGAAATCACAATTGAACAAGGTGAGATTGTTCAAGATGGGATTTCATTGATTTTAAATCCTTACGATGAGTATGCGCTGGAGCAGGCCGTTCAAATAAAAGAGGCTTTTGGGGGAGAAGTAACGGTTTTGTCCGTCGGTTCGAAGCGACATGAAGATACGTTGCGAATTGCCTTGGCCATGGGGGCGGATCGCATGGTTATGATTGATGATCCTGCACTCATGGGCGATGAATGGATCGTCTCGCAAGCAATATCGGCATTTGCAAAAAGAGAGCGCTTTGACTTGATTTTTGGCGGACAAATGAGTATTGATTATGCCTCTGCGCAAATTGGTCCACGCGTGGCCGTAGAATTGGGGATACCCATAGTCACATCCATTCTTGGTTTTACGATGGATGGTGAGTGCGCTATTGTTCATCGAGACATGGATGGATATACGGAAAGTTTGCGCGTTCCGCTTCCTGCGCTTTTCACGGCGCAGCAAGGATTAAATGATCCGCGCTATCCGACACTTCAGAACCGGATGCGAGCGAGAAAAAAATCAATAGTTTACTACAGTGGGAATGATCTCCATTTTACGGATGAGAATCGAAAGGGAAAGACAGTCTCACAGGAATTTTTTGTGGCTCCGAGAAAATCAGCAGGGAAAATACTCCACGGCTCACTTGCGGATCAAGTTAAGGAACTATGCGACTTATTACAGTCTGAGATTCAATAG